The Mangifera indica cultivar Alphonso chromosome 12, CATAS_Mindica_2.1, whole genome shotgun sequence DNA window AACACGCacgcatatatatataagcaaacgcataaataaataaatatagtcTCTTTagtctttattattattaatctttcTCTCAAAACTAAAACCCCTGTCCAAAGCCGTTTGTTCGTGTGGTTATTTGCACACAGATCAGCCATTTCGAACCgcttttatagtttttttattttttttttacttttactcATTGGACGGCGGTGAGCTGTGAGGATTTTCGTGTTTATGTTTAGCTTTTGGAGCGTTTGAGGTTGTTTCTTTTTAGTTGTTGTTCTTCGATGTCGTCTTCGTCGaagttttgttttaataaagAGTGTAAGGAGTTGTTGAAATCAGAGCGGCCGAGGAAAGGCTGGCTTTTACGTGGCGGCGAGTTGGCGGAACTGTGTGATCGATGCGGGTGAGCTGAAATCTTTTTAGTCTTTGTTGACTCTTTTGTTTGTCTGggttgaatttggtttgaatttgtgtGTTTTGAGTTATGGTGAAAATAGATAGCGTCTTTGTGAGGTTTTGGTGATTTATAAAATTTGCGTTTTGCGTAAAATTGCGTTTGCTGGAGAGAATGAAtttcgaaattaaaattttttggtgCTATGAAGTTAGGTGTTGACTTGTTTGAATATATGCATGTCACGCTCTATAGCACATACAGAGTAGAGTAGTCTCGTGGATTGACAAAACACAAtcaattgagttttttttttttaaattaaattttgttcgCTCAAGTGGAATGTGGTCAGTGTTAGGGTGTTGGATATAAAGCTTGGAGACGACTTAGAGTCATGCTTAGAAGTTGGGTTATCAGTTTTACTTGATTACTGGCTATAAAGACCAAGTCTTTGTAGAAGAATGTTTGTatcttttaaaatgttaagctACGTTACTTAACttcaaaagaggaaaaaattgtacatataatctcatttaatttcttgtgtgaaataaatattcaatctattccttttaataatttaaatgatatgaGAAAGTGGGTGGTGATTGTGCATTGTCTTCCCTGTCGCTAAAATAGTTTTCTTGGTTGTTTGTTGGAGCTGGAAATTGACTTTAAAAGATGTAGTGGATGGGCATGGTGACATAAGTTATGCGGTGCACTTCAACTTCTGAATTCATGTGCAATAAGAGAATGCATAGAGTTTTTGTTCAGTGTATTTTCTAGATTAACATATCCATAGTAATGTAAATGATATGTTTTAACTCTGTGAATATGTTGACATATTAATGATATGTGTAAATTCTTTAACGTATTAATTGTtttaggaaaaaagaaaatatttccaTTGAggtaatttgtatatataggcAACTTGAGGACTTAAACCATTTTTGCAATAAGTTTTTACTTGCATGGTTGTGTTCTTGGAAATACTTTAGGTAAGGGAAATTGACTTAAtgcattggattttttttttttttttcagaaagcCTATTCAAGCCGTGATTTAATACTATCCTTGCTAACAAATTGCAAGACATTAATGCCTTGGTTATAGTATATCTGGCTAGATATATATCACTAAATTAAGTTTTCTTTGCTGTGAACTTCCTCATTTGTAAAGGTTTATGTACTGGTTATTTCATGTTGTGTGAGATTTGTGAGTTCCATTGTCTTTTTATACGGTCATTTTCAGTACCTTGTATTAAAGTTTTGATTATATTGTCCAGTAATGTTAACATGTGGACATGTTAAATGCAACAAAAAGACTAAATCTACATGCTAATGCTTTGTAAAATGTAAGTATTGTTTGTGCACTAATAAAAAGAATTGTTAGTTTCTTCCCAGAGAATgcacatatattaaatttctttGAAATAATTTGTTTCAAGCAATAAGAATGCTTTGGAGCTATCATGATTAAGATATAGAATAGGCAAATTTGATGTTGAGATTTTGTATTATGATCTTCCTAATATCTACTGtggttttctctttctctggACTATTTTCATTGGACCAGTTTTGCTGTCTGTGTTGTGAGtcaatatttttgttctttgagattattgttattttcaatattgttgTTGTTGGTATTAATTAGGTTTCAGGGGAGGGGGTTTCAAATTAGGGATTCTTATACTAGTTTAATGGAGTTCAACTCATAACTAACTTGGCCATGATGTAAATTATTTGTTCTTAATCTATTTAATTTCTGTTGTATGAATGTTTTGTGTTGTGATGATCATTCCTTTTTATTCTGGTTCTTTGTGACTCTAGTTCTATTTACGAGGAGGGAAGATTTTGTGATacttttcatttgaattattcTGGTTGGAGATCTTGTGATACTTGTGGCAAGGTGAGCAAAACATGATTTACGTGCTCTTTTTGGTGTCATGTACCAACTTTGTGGATTCCCTCTTCCAGATTTCAGTTTTGGATTATACTGATTCTTCATTTCATGTTGAATCTTACCTTGCAGCAAGTTCATTGTGCATGTATTGTTGCACTTAATGCATTTACGTTGTTAGATGATGGAGGAATGGAGTGCATGGCATGTGCAAGAAAAAATGTACTTTTGGTAAGGATGAATTTGGCTGATTCAGATTTTTTTTGGCTACATAGTTATTTCATTATGCCATTTCTGGATACTGACCAAGttattttcctaaattttttttgatgatattaaaaatagtttgattatatctgtttcattgattttttgtatttatgacCTCCACCGTTGTTGTAAAATTTGACTTTAGGTAAGTCCTTTCTCTTTTATCAATGAAATGGAATGCTAATGGAGGAAATTTTGGTTTCAGAATTATTAGTGCTTTGCTTGAGTCTAGCTAGGGTAATTGTGCATATCTTCTAGCAGTAATTGCAAATAATGGCTGCTCAATTAAGGTTTGTTCATTGGGGAGCTGCCTTGCAGTAGTAAATATGgtgttcatttatttaatttcattatgatgaaaaaaattgtcagGCAGGATTTTTGGAGTCAATGTTTCTGATGGTGGTGGAGAGAATGTGCTACAAAAGTAGTGCAATTGTTGTCTTCTTGGAGAAGATGAAAATGGAGGTGACAAATGTACCTTTTAAGTTTTAGATGGAAAGCATTTAGGGTCAATGACCCTGATGGTGGCAATGAGAATTTGTTCATGAATGGAATTCAAATCTTTATTCTCaggattaaataaaaaaggagaTGATCATCAAAGTTTTAAGTTGATGAATAGGGTTAATTCTCAGTTTTGGTTCtctgttaaattttacaaatCTATTATCTTGTTGCAGTTGCATACATCAAATTATCACTCTATTTATTCAGaatattttttgaagttttataTCTGCATTTTCTTTATGCTGATTCCACCGTTTTCTTAAAACCCACTTTCTCTTTTAGAATAATCTATCATAAATTTAGAATACTTTTGAGCATGTGtgtttctgtttttttattttttttccttttgcttttgcATAGATccattttggtttaatttaattgtgGCACAATTTACTGTAATTATACTTGAGTATTTGCATAAACAAGGAGAATCtctttaatatgaattttttcttcttgGTTTTTGATATGAATTGCTTGTTTGCTGTTAATAcaaattaacattatttatcatGTTGCTTTGGCTGTGCAGTAAAATTGTTACTGAGACTCTGTTTTTACTTTATAATATGTATGTCAGGCACCAAATCCTTCATGGCCGCCTTATTGGTTTTATCAAATGCCTTTTTGTGAGAGACTTAAAGACCTTTCTGTCAAAAATTGGACTCATTTAGCTGGTTCAGGCCCTGTGCCTTGGCGTCAAGCACCCAGTCTATTCAATTCTTCGATTCCTCAGCCCGAATTGCATCCGAGAGTTTCCTATGAAGTTGACTTATCTACCGGCATTGACAGGCTCAATACTGGTGAAAGATTACCTATACCTTCCTTggagaaaaggaaaattgaagGTTTTTCTGAAAGGCTGATGAATGGAGGACTTAAGGGTGCTTCAAGGGATATACTTGACAATGGAAATACAGGTTCAAATTGTTTCCCTGCACTTATTATACCCTTTAGAACTACATCATGCTGACTGCTTGCAATGCTTCTTCCATGCTGGAGAAAATGTCCAGCAGAAAAAGATTATAACAGTGGTTGCTAAACCTGACCCAATACCTTTTTTTTTGCAGGAATTAATTGCGATGAGCAACCTAGTGCATGTTTAAATAAACCACACCAGTCTTCCTCTTCAAAGGGTGATTCATCTACAACACATTTTAGTTCGTCAGTACCTTATGCATCGCCAAATGAAACAAATGGTCAATTTAGGATCTCTGGAGCTCATTTGCGACCATCCTTTCAACTTTCAATGGTGAAGCAGATTCATGGTAATTCACATAATGGACTTGATTCAATGGGTGAAACTCAAATTCGCCATGGAAGGCCTCGGGTAGATGCCCGTGGAAGAAATCAGTTACTTCCTCGGTACTGGCCTAGGTTCACTGATCAAGATCTACAGCAGATCTCTGGAGAGTATCCtaggattttgaattttttttaatgataaactTGTAAATgcttgatattatttattattgcatGATTGTTGAGGcagtttgaaaatatgaattctTATTTCTCGCTGTATTGGTGTAAAGAGAACCTCGTGTTACCTTAACCATATCAAAGTTCAAACTCTGTTATCACTCCTTTGTTTGAGAAAATGTTGAGTGCAAGTGATGCTGGCCGAATTGGACGTTTGGTGCTTCCTAAAAAATGTGCAGAGGTGAGTGCTTGTGCTCCAGCCTGGCTTCTCTAGTTATTCAACTTTTCATTCTTTAAGCTCTCTATGTTACTAAGAAGATATTCCTATTTTTCCAGTTGTTTGTTGACATGGTCACTTTGCTTAATGTATGAACTGAATTACCTTTTTAGCTCTCAGTATTAGCAACAAGAAATTTCTTGGTTTCCAATTGTTTGTTCACTTGATCTCCATAGGTAATGCATAGAACTGAATTGCGTTTTTAGTTATTGTTGAACTTCACCTCTGTGATGTTTAATGCAAATGTTGAAGGAATAAGCGTGCACTTTTTTCCCTCAGTAGATGATGCTTTCAATTTGGTTTCTTCCTTCATGTATCTGGGAAGGTTTCTCTGTCAAGGATAAGATCATAAGACTAGATGAACTCATCATTGGCATGAGATAGATGAATTTTATTGGATTGCTTGTCAACTATTTATACAAATTCATTTTAGGACCTTGCTAAATTTGGCACAGAAGTAAAATTTTCCCTTAATTTGTATCCAATCATTTTTATGCTAACATTCATCTGCCATGACACAGGCCTATTTCCCACCAATCTCTCAGCCTGAGGGTTTGCCTCTTAGAGTCCAGGATTCAAAAGGCAAGGAGTGGATATTTCAGTTTCGCTTCTGGCCTAATAATAATAGTAGAATGTATGTATTAGAGGGGGTTACTCCTTGCATACAGAACATGCAATTGCAAGCAGGTGACATAGGTAATTGAACAATATCATGGATAAGTACTATTAAAttctgttattattattattattattataactaagtgtcattatatgattgggtgttattttatcttaaatttaaaattatctaattacatgatgacacatatcatgtgtatatctatttgtgtactcaTAGTGggtacgcatagttttattgtattattattatttgcctTGGAAGATCTTGTTCTTGCTTAAACTCAAGTGCGTGCCTTACCTGTTGTTGATTTTATTCTTGGAAGTTCTTTGGACTTAGTTTTTCTGCTCCTGCAGTTCTGGATTTTTATGATGGATGGTTTTAAGATCTTATCAAACATTTAGATGTTgcgtttgtttttttttttttttccctttttcttgtCCCTCTTAATTAGGGATGGCCTAAAGGTCCAACCCAGGATATATACCTGGCCTGGGTCtaggttttattaaataaatattatatatgataatataattatacacaatattaagtattaatgaactttaataatgattaatttaaatctaaatccAGGCTTAAAGCCATGGGATTTAGCCATACCCACTCTTAATGTATTCTATTTTCCACGGGGGGGATCATCATCTTGCAACTTTGAATGTCATGCTTCATTGGTTATCTGGTTTTGTAACTGAGATTTTTTTCTGTTTCCTCAGTGACTTTTAGCCGGTTAGAACCTGAAGGGAAATTGGTCATGGGATGCAGAAAGGCCTCAGCTAATCCAGCATCTGATCAGGTTTGGCTCATGTATTATCCTTGTTACTATTAATAAGTTCTAGAGGCTAATGATGGTAACCAATGGAAATGGTTAACAAAAATCTTCTCTGTTTTTTGGGGTTCTTGATGGTGTTTAGAGACGCCATTATGAGTCTATGCAGCAATTTTGTACTcgtttaaatttggtttttaCTTTTAAGAATGCCAATTTGTGACTCTTTGCTCAAAATTTTGCTTAATATCTGTGGACGGTATTACCATACAACGTATCTTTAAAACTTCTGCAAATTtcaatttgtaaataatttcCTTGTGATGCGGGACAGTATTAGTTACAGAAAATACTCTGATAAGCTTCCACCTGCAAAATCCAACCATGTATAACTGACAAAATAACAGAGCATGGATGATTCTGAATATTCTTGTCTTGCATTTACTCAATATGGTTACACCCTATTCACACTTAGTGCTACAACCAGAATTCTATAGAAAGAACATAACATATATTGACTACTGGATAATTCCAGTAATTTGAGGAGCTGAAGGCCTCCCAACTACCTCACCACCAAACTTGGTGCTACAACCAGAATTGTATGGAAAGAACATAACATATATTGACTACTGGATAATTccagtaaaaagaaaaaatattgatgaAGAGATTTATCAATCGGAGGAGACGGATCAAGCAAAAACATGAAGAGATTGAGTTGACTTTGCGATTGTGCAATCGATGTGAAGTTGAGTGGTGTTGACTCAACACTATTGAGCTTTGCGATTGCAAATTTTTGATTGAGTTGACAAGATGTTGAATATTTGAGTTAGACCTATCAATTGGGCCAGGCAAGCTTGAGGTCTGATTGTTCGGCCCGGAGAAAATTCCGGCCTTGGgcaggttttaaaaaaaattgtctattaAGTTATTGAACTCAAAATTCATTGTGGGGGGTGTATATGTCGGGTTTTCAAACTTGTAGGGGGTGTTTTTgtaggtttttaaaactataaaacagACTTGAAATAGTcttcaaacccaaaaaattttaaagaactGGATCTGAACATAAATATGAGGCCAGAAACTCAGAccctaaattttgttttcaggCCTGATTGGTGGCAGTCCTAGTGTTTGATAGAATCTTGATTGTTAgggttttattgttttgaacTCTTGTTTGTaagtattttataaataaaacaaacccaAGCCTCTAAGGGAGAGACAAGGAGAACAACATAAGCTCATCTTACCCTTCTAAGAGAAGGAGACAAGATAGATAAATCAGTACGCAAACAAGCAACTAAAAATTATCCAAACAAATCCGTACCTTAGGACACTCCCCTATGATATGGAAACACAACCCAACCTAAAAGCAACCTCAACCTCAACCCACCTAAGCTTGGAAGCCTATCTAAGTTCTTACAAAGATAGAGTTCAAGAAAAGGTTAGAGAGAAGAGCTAAAGCCATAGAAAACTACCAAAAAGCAAGGAGAAGCAAAAATACAACAAAACTAACAACCAGCCCACCCTTGAACCAAGCATTCTAAAAAGTTGGAATTGACAACACCACTAGATAGATGCTCTAACGATGCTTTAAGTCGCACCAAATACCACTTTAGGAGAAAACCAGCCAACCATTACTATAGGACTAGCATGAGCAGCAAGCCTGGACAACTCCAAGCTAAAACAAGACATGAATGATCTTGCAACAAGGAAGCACACAACTGGAACAATAATGCACATGGCCTTGTAGCAAAAGCACAACGAACTAAGGGAAACAAAGAAACGCCCAACAACAAGGAGGGATAATCATCACCGCAAGGAAAGGCAGCCTGAAAACAGCATGTCTGGAACCTAGCAGGATGAAATTTAATAAGCTGAAATAGAGCAAAAAGACTCGAGCCAGGACATTGGAGCTTCTACGACTAAAAAGACAGTATCAATGAAACCAAGCTTTGTTGGTTTTAACCGGTTTTATCAGTTCAATAAGTTTAATTGAGTTTTAACTTGgtcaacatttatatataaacagacCAGACTGAGGATTGGTTTCTGGTTTAATTGGGCAAACCAACCAGTTCGATACGATTTTAATAACATTAAGCCATATTGTATGCtataatatcatcaaagaaaatcaaaataaaatttcggAGATAAGAAACATTCAATAAGCCGAATGTTATCATCAAAAACTCAAAATGACCAACATGTGTCTAAAAGTTCGTTTTCTCCATATGTTCATCTTACATTCAGATTTGATGGTAGTCTTGACTTGAGATCTAACTTAGAAAAAATGGTTGCTCCTCCCAATTCATCCTGTGGTTCATCAATGGCGGGAATTGGAAATTTGTCAGGAATAGTCAACTTGTTTGGTGCTATGTAATTCCACCCTTCTTCCATCCTGACTAACAAAACCGGACTTGAAAAAGGGTTAACACTCGGTTTAATAATTCTTACCGATAACATTTCCCTTGTAACCTTTTCTTTCTCCTCACATACTTCTCAAGATGCCTATCATATTCTAAGATAAAGATATTATCGAGTCTTTGGGTGGGGCTGGGTGTGCTTTTTGGGGGTCAGGGAGATGGCATATGAGCTCCAACTTTTGAGTTTGCAGGAATTGCTGGTTTCCAATCCACCACTGAAATTGTTCTTTGATTTAAGTTGATGCTGTTCAGAGTTAACTTTGTAGCCATAGAGCAAtacatttcaaaaattaacatcAACTTTCAACTTGACAGGACAATGAAGCAAATAAGACACTTGCTGGAGTTTCCACAAATGGAGATGTCAGTATTACCAAAACTAAAACTGATGACATTGCTTTgaatatttgtcatttaaatGATTGCAGATATTACCTATGTTTTCATCAATTAAGCAGGTTGAACTGCCAGATCCTAGTTCATGGTCTAAGGTTGATAAGTCGGGATATATAGCAACAGAAGCACTTGGAGTGAAATCTTCAATTTCTAGAAAGCGGAAGAACACTGCATTGGGTTCAAAGAATAAGCGCCCAAAAATTGAAAGTGAGGACCATATAGAGCTGAAGCTGACCTGGGAAGAAGCTCAAGGACTGCTCCGTCCTCCTAATAATGCTCCTACTGTTGTGGTGATTGAAGGTTATGAGTTTGAGGAATATgaagtaagattttttttagTCTTTTCCTTGTTATcatcaattattatttcattctcTTTAGTCACTTGTGATTAGTGTTTTCTGCTGCCTTTGCTTGTGACCAGAGATAGGTTTCTTGTATTCTGTGACTTGAcaaatgttttttctgtttCCCTGAGCATGAATCACTTTTGCTGATGTGGCATGAATAAGGAATTACCATGAAGCACCTAATGAACTTATTTAAGACCACTCTAGTTTGGCTGCCTGTCACGATCCCGTGCATTTTCGGagagtatatatattagaaatgtGTGCTCTTGGGACCTTTTCAGTAAGATCATGGTGCTTTTGATTTCTAGTTCTTCTGAAGTTCTAATACATAGCAAATCACTTTTGGTGGCACTGTATCTCACATATGCAATTCAATGCCACATAACTATTAAACTATTGTGGTGCGAAAACAAGTATTAGATTGTGGGCTTTGCACTCCCTTGACAATGccacattaaaaaataagtcaaaaccTGTAAACTTTTTCTTGTACACTTAACTAATGCTGCCACTGATATATTAACCTTTTCTCTGGATGCAATGAGGCACCTGTACTCATTAAGAAATATCGTGATGGTTAAAATTGGCATAAAGAGAAACAATTTATAAAGATCTTATTAACATCTATCTATTATGATATGATTTGGACTGTCTAGATATGACGAATTTGCTCCCGGTTCTAATGTTCTTACATGTTATCTCTTTTTTGGCATAATAGGATGCACCAATACTGGGGAAGCCAACATTATTTACAACAGATAAGTTGGGGTAAATCACTTAATCTTTTAGAGTTTCAGCTTGCATCTAAGATATTAATGTTGATGTTTGATCATTTTGTTCTATTTTCTGGTAGCtcattcaatcatatttacATCTGCAGTGGGACATATAGCATGTAAATTTTCTGTCAGTTTGTACAACATATATAATTGGAAAAGGAAATATTTGcatgattttttattgatatagatttgttttgtttttatattcctgatattgtttcaaaattttgaaaaactagaaCTTGAATGGTTTGGAATTATTTACATTCTTGGAATTATATTCTTGTAACAACCGGACACTGACAAACTTTCTATACAATGATGCTGAGCTCCTTTTTTTAAGGTTTCAACATGCAGAAACTTTTGCTGATATCATTGTAAATACACCTGTTATCTACCCCAACTGCTTTTATTGACTGGTTGAATTTTTTGCGAACTCTTAATTTTGTCCTTATTCCTGACATGAGTTGAGAACTCAGTTGGGATTGTAAAACTGACCTGAAAAGTTTGGTTCACGGTCACAGAGACTAGGTCTAGGGTTTTCCCAAATCAGCTAAATGACTATGATCTTAAGTGACAAGGTTATTCATGTTAGGAAGGAGAGCATGGCCAAAGTTGGTTAGGGTTCTAATGAACATGGTCTCTGTAATTTACTCCTTAAATTCCATAAAACGTGCTCCATCCTAGAGAACCCAGTCCAAACATCAAgtgaattttgtcattttcttttctctgtctATATTATTGAACTGTTGGATATTTCCTTTTAGTTATAGTTTTCACGATGTGATGTATGGTACTGTAGTTGAAACAGACTTGTTATATTTGTGTCATTTAAGTGAAGAAGTTTTCATGTTCTACTTTTTGTCAGTGAAAAAATCCAATGGGTTCAATGTGAAGATTGTAGTAAGTGGCGCAAAATGCCTGCTAATGCTGTTCTTCCCTCCAAGTGGACCTGTTCGGGTAACACCTGGGATCCAGAAAGGTACAAATAGCatccatttgtattttcatatatttttagcactgcattttttaaagttacaaATATAAACCATCTACTCCCCAGCCTTGGTGTGAGAGGGTATTTTCTAAATGTGTTACAAAATGATTGTGGCTGTTCCAATAGCCTCTTCAACCTTGCTATCCAGATTTAATGTAGTAAAAAGGGCTATTACCATTTAACATTCCCTGCAAGCTGCAAACCTGCAGTTTGAGTATGCTTTCTTGGCTGAACTAGCATTCCGTCATGCTGTTCATGTTATCAAATTGCTGCTTCTATGGCATTCATTAATGTATTTGAGTCCTTGCTGCCAGATCTTTTTGTTCAGCGGCTCAAGAATTGAGAGGGGAGCAGTTTGAGGATTTGCTAACTTGTAATCAAGGTAAAAAGTAGGCTTTGGACAAAATTATATTGCTGTATCTAGATAGCTCATTGAGCCATCTATGGCTCACGATAAGGGGctgtttggtttaaataatattttattaccaaaattaaaatattattttgaagatagattactgggtataaatgattactatgtttgataaaatttgataaaaattagtaggtataaataattattgtgtttaattagcgataataaaaaaataatagtaaattattttacttaaatatttttgggtataattattttaaaatattttttatattacttgttatattaattgaaaattggattatttttgttctaaaaaatttataaataagaatataattataacaaaatcaaaataaccatagtaatattttaatagataaggtgaaaatgataatcaaa harbors:
- the LOC123192158 gene encoding B3 domain-containing protein Os07g0563300-like isoform X1, whose amino-acid sequence is MSSSSKFCFNKECKELLKSERPRKGWLLRGGELAELCDRCGSIYEEGRFCDTFHLNYSGWRSCDTCGKQVHCACIVALNAFTLLDDGGMECMACARKNVLLAPNPSWPPYWFYQMPFCERLKDLSVKNWTHLAGSGPVPWRQAPSLFNSSIPQPELHPRVSYEVDLSTGIDRLNTGERLPIPSLEKRKIEGFSERLMNGGLKGASRDILDNGNTGINCDEQPSACLNKPHQSSSSKGDSSTTHFSSSVPYASPNETNGQFRISGAHLRPSFQLSMVKQIHGNSHNGLDSMGETQIRHGRPRVDARGRNQLLPRYWPRFTDQDLQQISGDSNSVITPLFEKMLSASDAGRIGRLVLPKKCAEAYFPPISQPEGLPLRVQDSKGKEWIFQFRFWPNNNSRMYVLEGVTPCIQNMQLQAGDIVTFSRLEPEGKLVMGCRKASANPASDQDNEANKTLAGVSTNGDQVELPDPSSWSKVDKSGYIATEALGVKSSISRKRKNTALGSKNKRPKIESEDHIELKLTWEEAQGLLRPPNNAPTVVVIEGYEFEEYEDAPILGKPTLFTTDKLGEKIQWVQCEDCSKWRKMPANAVLPSKWTCSGNTWDPERSFCSAAQELRGEQFEDLLTCNQASSKKLKAAKQEPDNTEALEGLDTLANLAILGEGEALTASSQATTKHPRHRPGCSCIVCIQPPSGKGPKHKQTCTCNVCQTVKRRFHTLMMRREKKQSEKDAESSRKKQQPKLPFPDKLLDDDLNQSSKTQNTCPSQKKMVSEGSDDESNRMKSSTSPFKGQIDLNIQPEREEELSPGADSVNMMTLSQDATERYLRHQILSTDSNNHSEVNQALQVGGTGEKLGNTITLDSSHQDADSDHGNLPMKPSASISANG
- the LOC123192158 gene encoding B3 domain-containing protein Os07g0563300-like isoform X2; protein product: MSSSSKFCFNKECKELLKSERPRKGWLLRGGELAELCDRCGSIYEEGRFCDTFHLNYSGWRSCDTCGKQVHCACIVALNAFTLLDDGGMECMACARKNVLLAPNPSWPPYWFYQMPFCERLKDLSVKNWTHLAGSGPVPWRQAPSLFNSSIPQPELHPRVSYEVDLSTGIDRLNTGERLPIPSLEKRKIEGFSERLMNGGLKGASRDILDNGNTGINCDEQPSACLNKPHQSSSSKGDSSTTHFSSSVPYASPNETNGQFRISGAHLRPSFQLSMVKQIHGNSHNGLDSMGETQIRHGRPRVDARGRNQLLPRYWPRFTDQDLQQISGDSNSVITPLFEKMLSASDAGRIGRLVLPKKCAEAYFPPISQPEGLPLRVQDSKGKEWIFQFRFWPNNNSRMYVLEGVTPCIQNMQLQAGDIVTFSRLEPEGKLVMGCRKASANPASDQDNEANKTLAGVSTNGDVELPDPSSWSKVDKSGYIATEALGVKSSISRKRKNTALGSKNKRPKIESEDHIELKLTWEEAQGLLRPPNNAPTVVVIEGYEFEEYEDAPILGKPTLFTTDKLGEKIQWVQCEDCSKWRKMPANAVLPSKWTCSGNTWDPERSFCSAAQELRGEQFEDLLTCNQASSKKLKAAKQEPDNTEALEGLDTLANLAILGEGEALTASSQATTKHPRHRPGCSCIVCIQPPSGKGPKHKQTCTCNVCQTVKRRFHTLMMRREKKQSEKDAESSRKKQQPKLPFPDKLLDDDLNQSSKTQNTCPSQKKMVSEGSDDESNRMKSSTSPFKGQIDLNIQPEREEELSPGADSVNMMTLSQDATERYLRHQILSTDSNNHSEVNQALQVGGTGEKLGNTITLDSSHQDADSDHGNLPMKPSASISANG